The proteins below come from a single Prochlorococcus marinus str. MIT 9215 genomic window:
- a CDS encoding very short patch repair endonuclease, with amino-acid sequence MSSEVMHKVSEQRSRNMSAIKSKNTKPEIAVRKLLHSMGYRFRLHRKDLPGSPDIVLPKYKTVIFVHGCFWHRHENCKYASIPKTRKEFWESKFKANVKRDKEIQEKIKNIGWQSVVIWECQIKDEKFLNKLISNFL; translated from the coding sequence ATGAGTAGTGAAGTAATGCATAAGGTTAGTGAGCAGAGATCAAGAAATATGTCTGCAATTAAATCGAAGAATACAAAGCCTGAAATTGCTGTAAGAAAACTTCTACATTCAATGGGATATAGATTCAGATTACATAGAAAAGATTTACCAGGTTCTCCTGATATTGTTCTGCCAAAATATAAAACAGTAATTTTTGTACATGGATGTTTCTGGCATAGACATGAAAATTGTAAGTATGCATCAATTCCAAAAACAAGAAAAGAATTCTGGGAAAGTAAATTTAAAGCAAACGTAAAAAGAGATAAGGAAATTCAGGAAAAAATAAAAAATATTGGATGGCAATCTGTTGTTATTTGGGAATGCCAGATAAAAGATGAGAAATTTCTGAATAAATTAATTTCAAATTTTTTATGA
- a CDS encoding Z1 domain-containing protein → MEKIEEYKFNNDKYESLIEDLKDYKTLNNVSLNDAYLKYKNDYVKFFDSKFLIELKAAKKFLEEDEIKALDYSKTLSSRKQESWYFGPKENHKNWNSYKNYLLNVKHRPKEVVELLNNETTEVVNQILNPYAPSGKKIMGLVLGYVQSGKTANMAGVIAKAADSGYKLIIVLAGLTKSLRAQTQARIQNDILQHNDILWHPLTDNENDIEEGLDAIPIFTKKTTICIIKKNVQVIVKLISKMKRMPKLEMQSSTLIIDDECDQASLNTKEYKDKADEISSTNKLLKKLLNDFKNVTYVGYTATPNAPFLTHPTSPDGLQSLYPRDFITPLEEPADYFGVNKLFANNIINETDEDISLPFIKRIPDSELEFLTCKRKDLPTFKPSLTNSLRDACDYYLLVLSARSLRNLKEDHCCMMIHVSRSVRMHELYRNLIYEEWFIPIKKGLENNDKEIIDRLRNLWNLESNAINSSVRSNLNCPLKIESFQKLEKNLLNELNDISINVENSDDSNLDQRLEFRDKKDKDYKTIHSIVIGGDVLSRGLTIDGLVSSFFLRESKQDDTLMQMGRWFGFRHGFEDLPRIWMTYDVELDFTNFVESENFFREQINLLNSQNQTPLEFPILVRQFEQRNPTSKGKISKKVKKSASTFFGRELWTLRFKLDQQIHKDNEKAIINLINNCESTTNSNFIKMRNAHVIKDVGFKVLLKFMDDFNFQFHADVFDNVKSFLNSDLESIDSIFKNWNIAIKGGSNIKRDIGSVKNVKTMNRTKIKNATSEDDEKMIDIKSISSPNDLLVDIEQKDIDEWEQSDEKKKFGKQLRSAAKKCREKYLGYRPLLIIYPISKNSKPEQDSDTRFKLFSRTHKKEDLNYEPHDIFGIVIALPTPPNLITNKNDLVLDLIN, encoded by the coding sequence ATGGAAAAGATTGAAGAATATAAATTTAATAACGATAAATATGAAAGTTTAATAGAAGATTTAAAAGACTATAAAACCTTAAATAATGTTTCATTAAATGATGCTTATTTAAAGTATAAAAATGATTATGTAAAATTTTTTGATAGTAAATTTCTCATTGAGCTTAAAGCTGCTAAAAAATTTTTAGAGGAAGATGAAATCAAAGCACTTGATTATTCAAAAACACTTTCTTCAAGAAAACAAGAAAGTTGGTATTTTGGACCAAAAGAAAATCATAAAAATTGGAATTCATATAAAAATTATCTTTTAAATGTCAAACATAGGCCAAAGGAAGTTGTTGAACTTTTAAATAATGAGACGACAGAGGTAGTAAATCAAATTTTAAATCCATATGCTCCTTCAGGGAAAAAAATTATGGGATTAGTTTTGGGTTACGTTCAGTCTGGAAAAACTGCAAATATGGCCGGTGTAATAGCAAAGGCAGCAGACTCTGGTTACAAATTAATAATTGTGTTGGCAGGCTTAACAAAATCATTAAGAGCTCAAACTCAAGCCAGAATTCAAAATGATATTCTTCAGCATAATGATATTCTTTGGCACCCATTAACCGATAATGAAAATGATATTGAAGAGGGCCTAGATGCTATACCAATATTTACTAAGAAAACTACCATTTGTATTATCAAAAAAAATGTTCAAGTAATAGTAAAACTTATTTCCAAGATGAAAAGGATGCCTAAATTAGAAATGCAATCATCAACATTGATTATTGATGATGAGTGTGATCAGGCAAGTCTTAATACAAAAGAATACAAGGATAAAGCTGATGAAATATCAAGTACAAATAAGTTATTAAAAAAGCTATTAAATGATTTTAAAAATGTTACTTATGTTGGTTATACGGCAACTCCAAATGCGCCTTTTTTAACGCACCCAACATCGCCTGATGGTCTTCAAAGTCTTTATCCGCGAGATTTCATTACCCCATTGGAGGAACCAGCTGATTATTTTGGAGTAAATAAGTTATTTGCAAATAATATAATTAATGAAACTGATGAGGATATTAGTTTACCCTTTATTAAGAGAATACCTGATTCTGAACTTGAATTTTTAACTTGTAAAAGAAAGGATTTACCTACTTTTAAACCTTCTTTAACAAATAGTTTAAGAGATGCATGTGATTATTATTTGTTAGTTCTTTCTGCAAGATCATTGAGGAATCTTAAAGAAGATCATTGTTGCATGATGATTCATGTCTCAAGAAGTGTAAGGATGCACGAATTATATAGGAATTTGATTTATGAAGAATGGTTTATACCAATCAAAAAAGGTCTTGAGAACAACGACAAAGAAATAATTGATAGACTAAGGAATCTTTGGAATCTTGAATCAAATGCAATTAATTCATCTGTTAGATCAAATTTAAATTGTCCTCTCAAAATTGAGTCCTTCCAAAAATTAGAAAAGAATTTATTAAATGAATTAAATGATATTTCTATAAATGTTGAAAATTCAGATGATTCTAATTTAGATCAAAGATTAGAATTTAGAGATAAAAAAGATAAAGACTATAAAACTATTCATTCAATTGTGATTGGAGGAGATGTTCTATCAAGGGGTTTAACTATAGATGGCTTAGTTAGTAGTTTTTTCCTAAGAGAGTCTAAGCAGGATGACACTCTTATGCAAATGGGAAGATGGTTTGGTTTCAGGCATGGTTTTGAAGATTTGCCAAGAATATGGATGACTTACGACGTTGAGTTAGATTTTACAAATTTTGTTGAATCAGAGAATTTTTTTAGAGAACAAATTAATTTATTAAATAGTCAAAATCAGACACCTTTAGAGTTCCCTATATTAGTAAGGCAGTTTGAACAAAGGAATCCTACAAGTAAGGGTAAAATATCTAAAAAAGTAAAAAAATCAGCTAGTACTTTTTTTGGTAGAGAACTATGGACGTTAAGGTTTAAATTAGATCAACAAATTCACAAAGATAATGAAAAAGCAATTATTAATCTAATCAATAATTGTGAAAGTACTACTAACTCCAATTTTATAAAAATGAGAAATGCCCACGTAATTAAAGATGTGGGATTTAAAGTTTTACTCAAATTCATGGATGATTTTAATTTTCAATTTCATGCAGATGTTTTCGACAATGTCAAAAGTTTTCTAAATTCAGATTTAGAAAGTATTGATTCAATTTTTAAAAATTGGAATATAGCCATAAAGGGTGGATCGAATATAAAAAGAGATATTGGATCGGTTAAAAATGTGAAAACAATGAATAGAACAAAAATCAAAAATGCAACTAGCGAAGATGATGAAAAGATGATAGATATAAAATCCATAAGTAGCCCAAATGATCTCCTTGTGGATATAGAACAAAAAGATATAGATGAATGGGAACAATCTGATGAGAAGAAAAAATTTGGCAAACAATTAAGATCTGCTGCTAAAAAATGCAGAGAAAAATATTTAGGATATCGACCTTTATTAATAATTTATCCAATCAGCAAAAATTCAAAACCTGAGCAAGATTCAGATACTAGATTTAAACTTTTTTCTAGAACTCATAAAAAAGAAGATTTAAATTATGAACCTCATGATATTTTTGGAATAGTAATTGCTTTACCTACTCCTCCAAATTTAATTACCAATAAAAATGATTTGGTACTTGATTTAATAAATTAG
- a CDS encoding PD-(D/E)XK motif protein: protein MSEEKLKKIWKDVELARDKFSKEFAYKNFYSGSKKDLILIGIDKDLSKGIMIRDESGRNALPKLSSSFQIERFFIEEKKSSFITIFSKETSLDEPFTYLISLIIKNIDYGLSPTLATKEAIEKFQKLFQSLGKLPPENQIVGLLGELFFLEQIIKIKNDYWKGWIKPEKIIDYTYSEIDVEIKSSSYSGEDKITINNLKQLQYIKNRSRYLYYSSFIVNPDGELSVPNLVDNILSQIDDKDGFRDKLSLTKYKIQDKSLWLEKRYSHLETIIFKVDENFPRINSDSFKDNKIPDGISKITYDLALNTINDFRLEKNKFFNNFEK, encoded by the coding sequence ATGTCTGAAGAAAAATTAAAAAAAATTTGGAAAGATGTTGAGCTTGCAAGAGATAAATTCTCAAAAGAGTTTGCTTATAAAAATTTTTATTCAGGTTCAAAAAAAGATCTGATTCTAATAGGTATAGATAAAGATTTATCTAAAGGAATAATGATTAGAGACGAGAGTGGTAGAAATGCTTTGCCTAAATTGAGTTCATCATTTCAAATTGAAAGATTTTTTATAGAAGAAAAGAAATCATCTTTCATAACTATTTTTTCCAAGGAAACTTCTTTAGATGAACCTTTTACATACCTTATAAGTTTGATTATTAAGAATATTGATTATGGTTTATCTCCAACCCTTGCAACAAAAGAGGCAATAGAGAAATTTCAAAAATTATTTCAGAGTTTAGGTAAATTACCTCCAGAAAATCAAATAGTTGGCCTCTTAGGTGAATTATTTTTTTTAGAACAAATCATCAAAATAAAAAATGATTATTGGAAGGGCTGGATAAAACCTGAAAAAATTATAGATTATACATACTCTGAAATTGATGTTGAAATAAAATCTTCTTCCTATTCTGGAGAAGATAAAATAACAATTAATAATTTAAAGCAACTTCAATATATTAAAAATAGATCAAGATATTTATACTATTCTAGTTTTATTGTTAATCCTGATGGTGAATTATCTGTTCCAAATTTAGTAGATAATATACTTTCTCAAATTGATGATAAAGATGGTTTTAGAGATAAGTTGTCTTTAACAAAATATAAAATTCAAGATAAATCTTTATGGTTGGAAAAAAGATATTCTCATCTAGAAACAATTATTTTTAAAGTAGATGAAAATTTCCCTAGGATAAATTCTGATTCGTTCAAAGATAATAAAATTCCGGATGGAATATCTAAAATTACATACGATTTGGCATTAAATACTATTAATGATTTTAGATTAGAAAAAAATAAATTTTTTAATAATTTTGAAAAGTAA
- a CDS encoding DNA cytosine methyltransferase: MIHKNAVGKCDPHRLSPVRGPASELEAHVDSCSFDELPEYAAKVRSKKKEPYFAVDLFSGAGGLSLGLHRANFDVILACDIRNDSIMTHRHHFGGCSYECDLSKRKVINEISEQLNKCGEISLIAGGPPCQPFSRNIKWRKHNEEVSAQHHELNEDRRELWESFISIVEQVKPKAFLMENVTDIAQTGEQEIYRSIINRAEKAGYRINPKLIYAWQYGVPQLRPRLFISGTKINECAPMKWPKPKYDSVEEAVTLDEAISDLPPLTGGWNEKWDEKFSYEGPTNDYQKLMRDWLDIGDEMIHDHLIRKVREDDLETFKLMRSTGVKYSQLSEEQRRYSVTSKAFREGKKVKQNQKMSFGDKYNILKPNEPCLTITAHMSKDGYWYIHPHQNRTLSVREAARVQSFPDGFNFYGGPSNRFHQIGEAVAPIVAFELGKSLMKSIKNEKEFTQPDIVPKLRENLINWYESNKKEVELIWTKKREGRKIIPSNIRAWNACLGNLLPETFKKNTKEKNKPAILGDKDLENRKKETYQRLKNFWPTPEIFLQDKARKMKIKSFSLEKYIPSLELFAEELIKDEIDWSEIARKEYDLFSRNSVRGALATVGLTTEIKQSIFISRIISQIMDIDHEILKFSNMNRDIHIGHLLEMDKDGIGYCALLALSKKDNKEKIIEKINTEDLEINNIEKISQVYSKEFRDVS; encoded by the coding sequence ATGATTCATAAAAATGCAGTAGGAAAATGTGATCCACATAGATTAAGTCCTGTAAGAGGGCCTGCATCAGAACTTGAAGCACATGTAGATTCATGCAGTTTTGATGAACTTCCTGAATATGCAGCAAAAGTTCGATCTAAAAAAAAAGAACCTTATTTTGCTGTTGACCTTTTTTCAGGTGCCGGTGGTTTAAGTCTTGGACTGCATCGTGCAAATTTTGATGTAATACTGGCCTGCGATATCAGAAACGATTCAATAATGACTCACAGGCATCACTTTGGTGGATGTTCATATGAATGCGATTTAAGCAAAAGAAAAGTAATTAATGAAATTTCAGAACAACTTAATAAGTGTGGAGAAATATCACTTATAGCAGGTGGACCACCATGTCAGCCTTTCTCCCGAAATATCAAATGGAGAAAACATAACGAAGAAGTTTCTGCTCAACATCACGAACTGAATGAAGATAGAAGAGAATTATGGGAATCATTTATTTCGATAGTGGAGCAGGTTAAACCAAAAGCTTTTCTAATGGAGAATGTTACTGATATTGCGCAGACAGGTGAGCAGGAAATATATAGATCAATCATTAATAGAGCTGAGAAAGCTGGCTATCGCATAAATCCTAAATTGATTTATGCATGGCAGTATGGAGTGCCTCAGTTAAGGCCAAGATTATTTATTTCCGGAACAAAAATAAATGAATGCGCTCCTATGAAATGGCCAAAGCCTAAATATGATTCTGTCGAAGAGGCAGTCACCTTAGACGAAGCGATTTCAGATCTCCCTCCACTGACAGGAGGATGGAATGAAAAGTGGGATGAGAAATTTAGCTATGAAGGACCAACAAACGATTATCAGAAATTAATGAGGGATTGGTTGGATATTGGTGACGAGATGATTCACGATCACCTTATAAGAAAAGTTAGAGAGGATGATCTTGAGACATTTAAATTAATGCGATCAACCGGGGTCAAATATTCTCAATTATCAGAAGAGCAAAGAAGATATTCAGTTACGAGCAAAGCTTTCAGAGAAGGTAAGAAAGTAAAGCAAAATCAGAAAATGAGTTTTGGTGATAAATACAATATCCTCAAACCTAATGAACCATGTCTGACAATAACTGCCCATATGTCAAAAGATGGTTATTGGTATATTCACCCTCACCAGAATAGGACCCTATCAGTTAGAGAAGCGGCAAGAGTTCAGTCTTTCCCCGATGGTTTCAATTTTTATGGAGGGCCTTCAAATAGATTCCACCAAATTGGAGAAGCCGTTGCACCGATTGTTGCTTTTGAACTCGGTAAATCTTTAATGAAATCAATTAAAAATGAGAAAGAATTTACCCAACCTGATATAGTTCCCAAACTTAGAGAAAATCTTATTAACTGGTATGAATCAAATAAAAAAGAAGTTGAACTTATATGGACAAAAAAAAGGGAAGGTAGAAAAATAATTCCAAGCAATATAAGGGCATGGAATGCATGTCTTGGGAATTTACTTCCAGAGACTTTCAAAAAAAATACTAAAGAAAAAAATAAACCTGCGATCTTAGGAGATAAAGATCTTGAAAACAGGAAGAAAGAAACCTATCAAAGATTAAAAAACTTTTGGCCTACCCCTGAGATTTTTCTGCAAGATAAAGCTAGAAAAATGAAAATAAAAAGTTTTAGCCTTGAAAAATATATCCCTTCATTAGAACTGTTTGCTGAAGAACTTATAAAAGATGAAATCGATTGGAGTGAAATCGCAAGAAAAGAATATGATTTGTTTTCCAGGAATTCGGTAAGAGGTGCATTAGCTACTGTTGGATTAACCACAGAGATAAAACAATCAATATTTATTAGCAGAATTATTTCTCAGATCATGGATATTGATCATGAAATTTTAAAATTCAGCAATATGAATAGAGATATACATATAGGTCATTTATTAGAAATGGATAAAGATGGTATAGGCTATTGCGCTCTTTTAGCTTTATCAAAAAAAGATAATAAAGAAAAAATAATTGAGAAAATAAATACAGAAGATCTAGAAATAAATAATATTGAAAAAATATCTCAAGTTTATTCAAAAGAATTTAGAGATGTCTCATAA
- a CDS encoding DUF6339 family protein encodes MSEKLFRLKAPLISNGLISALRNPDIVSIEEVKCKVDLTNLSTLIDQLILEKVTGASLDARLVECVHTTFKSLPSHILTDMRMWHWLCVIRYPNIPWLRWRGNIPIDPEDGFTVGTGKKHVPSLRFLGTSSINGHGRNTFSRLFFAADRMMENDHSDYSLVKKLFTSQELHLGLSDREFGLIPKINRILTEKLVELPDSKVRIAIRKLNSLGGSICLDLLSEEQLQQLIDTQSEEVA; translated from the coding sequence ATGAGCGAAAAACTATTCAGATTAAAAGCACCCCTAATCAGTAATGGACTTATTTCTGCTTTGAGGAATCCAGATATTGTGAGTATAGAGGAAGTGAAATGCAAGGTTGACCTTACAAATCTATCAACACTTATAGATCAACTTATTCTTGAAAAAGTTACTGGTGCGAGTCTGGATGCAAGATTAGTTGAGTGCGTTCATACAACATTCAAATCTCTGCCTTCTCATATTCTTACTGATATGAGGATGTGGCACTGGCTATGCGTAATAAGATATCCAAATATTCCCTGGCTTAGATGGAGAGGTAATATTCCGATTGATCCGGAAGATGGATTTACTGTTGGGACAGGAAAGAAACATGTTCCATCACTAAGATTTCTAGGGACATCATCAATAAATGGACATGGCAGAAATACTTTCTCGAGACTTTTTTTTGCCGCCGACAGGATGATGGAGAATGATCATTCTGACTATTCCCTGGTCAAAAAATTATTTACCAGTCAGGAACTTCATCTTGGTTTGAGTGATCGAGAATTTGGCCTGATCCCAAAGATAAATAGAATACTTACTGAAAAGCTAGTTGAATTACCAGACAGCAAAGTAAGAATTGCGATAAGAAAACTAAATTCCCTTGGAGGTTCAATATGTCTTGATCTTTTAAGTGAAGAACAACTCCAGCAATTAATTGATACTCAGAGTGAAGAGGTCGCATGA
- a CDS encoding site-specific integrase, protein MATIRRSGSGWQVLIRRKNYVGPRSRTFLSRDLAQSWADAVEERTKKVLNVIPVTLGEAINDYINGPLLLHRSAENEKYPLRVMAESWLGDIPLNDLQIKHFAVWRDKRLMKVKPNTVMRELRILRVLIDWARDERGAEIKNNPARHLRVRGTGDARAPFFTDQDEKKLLYELSQLSNKNHLRLTKLALTTGFPRSELLSLTWRNIDLKKKLLYIYRKNCAATDNSSALRLVPLPEEAQKILEELQRRDGKVIELSKGSARHGFDKARKKAGLETLRFHDLRHIAISRMWRCGMNALEISACSGHRDIKMLMRYSHFQLSI, encoded by the coding sequence ATGGCAACAATCAGAAGAAGCGGAAGCGGCTGGCAGGTCCTTATCAGAAGGAAGAATTATGTCGGCCCAAGGTCCAGAACTTTTCTTTCCAGAGATCTGGCCCAATCATGGGCAGATGCAGTCGAAGAGAGAACAAAAAAGGTTTTAAATGTCATCCCTGTCACCCTGGGAGAGGCAATCAATGACTATATAAATGGTCCTCTTCTGCTGCACCGCAGTGCGGAGAATGAAAAATATCCTCTCAGGGTGATGGCAGAAAGCTGGCTTGGAGATATTCCTCTGAATGATCTGCAGATAAAACATTTCGCAGTCTGGCGAGACAAACGATTAATGAAGGTGAAACCAAATACAGTGATGAGGGAACTGAGGATATTGAGAGTACTGATCGACTGGGCAAGAGATGAAAGAGGAGCTGAAATCAAAAACAACCCAGCAAGGCATCTGAGAGTGAGAGGAACTGGAGATGCTAGAGCTCCATTTTTCACTGACCAAGATGAGAAAAAACTTTTATATGAATTGTCTCAGCTGTCCAATAAAAATCATCTGAGACTCACAAAGCTTGCCCTCACTACTGGCTTCCCCCGCTCCGAACTATTGAGCCTGACCTGGAGAAATATAGATCTGAAAAAAAAATTACTCTATATATATAGAAAGAATTGTGCCGCCACAGATAATTCATCTGCACTCAGGCTTGTTCCTCTCCCTGAAGAGGCGCAGAAGATTCTTGAGGAATTACAGAGAAGAGATGGGAAAGTTATAGAACTATCAAAAGGTAGCGCGAGGCATGGATTTGATAAGGCAAGAAAAAAAGCCGGACTTGAAACTCTCAGATTTCATGATCTAAGACATATAGCCATAAGCAGAATGTGGAGATGCGGAATGAATGCACTAGAGATAAGTGCATGCAGCGGTCACAGAGATATAAAAATGCTGATGCGCTACAGCCACTTTCAACTTTCCATATAA
- the aroQ gene encoding type II 3-dehydroquinate dehydratase, with protein MNILLINGPNLNLLGTREPEIYGNKTLIDIEKDLTKVAKEKSINIECFQSNHEGEIVDKIHDSVKSIQGILINAGAFTHTSISIRDALIGSKIPFVELHISNIFSREDFRKESFLTDKAIGIISGFGISSYFLALEGIIGYLNGKN; from the coding sequence ATGAATATTTTATTGATAAATGGCCCAAATTTAAATTTATTGGGAACTAGAGAACCTGAAATATATGGTAATAAAACATTGATTGATATAGAAAAAGATCTAACAAAAGTTGCTAAAGAAAAAAGTATTAATATTGAATGTTTTCAAAGTAATCATGAAGGAGAAATAGTAGATAAAATTCATGATTCTGTAAAAAGTATCCAAGGTATTCTCATAAATGCTGGCGCTTTTACACATACCTCGATTTCCATTAGAGATGCTTTAATTGGATCAAAAATTCCATTCGTAGAGTTACATATTTCAAATATTTTTAGTAGAGAAGATTTTCGTAAAGAATCTTTTCTTACAGATAAAGCTATAGGAATTATTAGTGGATTCGGCATATCAAGTTATTTCTTAGCTCTTGAAGGAATCATTGGATATTTAAATGGTAAAAATTAA
- a CDS encoding tRNA-(ms[2]io[6]A)-hydroxylase: MLVDFKRPSSHIKYLSSFTSDEWIKLALSNPIDILIDHAHCERKAAGVAIQLMFRYPSEPNLAEVLSPIAREELEHFEKILYFLKDLGHSLESLKPPPYGAELSKNIRKEEPNRMLDSFLIAGLIEARSHERLSLLALNSEDKSFKSLYESLLESEARHFGVYWKLAQTKFSKNQTFERLEELSEIESAILAETCMMPRVHS, translated from the coding sequence ATGCTAGTTGATTTTAAAAGGCCTTCCTCTCATATTAAATATTTATCGTCATTTACCTCAGATGAGTGGATCAAGCTCGCATTATCTAATCCAATAGATATTCTTATTGACCATGCTCATTGTGAAAGAAAAGCTGCAGGAGTAGCTATTCAATTGATGTTTAGATATCCATCAGAGCCAAATCTTGCAGAAGTTCTAAGTCCAATAGCGAGAGAAGAGTTAGAGCATTTTGAAAAAATACTTTATTTTTTAAAGGATCTTGGACACTCTCTTGAGTCTTTAAAACCGCCTCCATATGGAGCTGAATTATCCAAGAATATAAGAAAGGAAGAACCAAATAGAATGCTTGATAGTTTCTTAATAGCAGGACTTATTGAAGCAAGAAGTCATGAAAGATTAAGCTTGCTTGCGCTAAATTCTGAAGATAAATCATTTAAATCCCTTTATGAGTCTCTGCTTGAGAGTGAGGCAAGACATTTTGGAGTTTATTGGAAACTAGCGCAAACTAAATTTTCTAAAAATCAAACTTTCGAAAGGTTAGAGGAATTGTCTGAAATTGAGTCAGCAATACTGGCTGAAACTTGCATGATGCCAAGGGTACATAGTTAA
- the cobI gene encoding precorrin-2 C(20)-methyltransferase yields MIKNKFLSLLNRYKTDLPTLTIVGVGPGDPSLLTIAAVDAIKKANVIVFPISDDNKRSFAAEIVKKYTKFKKNIPIIFPMAREDFDPDEIWSNAVEKIVRFIQNGESVVLLCLGDTSLFASSSNILRLIKNNHAEIITKTIPGISSVSAAAALNDFDLVKKGETLIIKECPSSESELTTLIRESKANKTVLAIMKVGKRWNLVREILKKEDIINTSLIALSVGMPDQIIQYASQYKKEFMHYFSLILIRFN; encoded by the coding sequence ATGATAAAAAATAAGTTTTTAAGTTTACTTAATCGATATAAAACTGATTTACCAACATTAACCATCGTTGGTGTGGGCCCTGGAGATCCATCGCTTTTAACGATTGCTGCAGTAGATGCAATCAAAAAGGCGAACGTTATAGTTTTCCCAATTTCAGATGATAATAAAAGGAGTTTCGCTGCAGAAATAGTCAAGAAATACACCAAATTTAAAAAAAATATTCCTATTATCTTTCCAATGGCTAGGGAGGATTTTGATCCAGATGAAATATGGTCTAATGCTGTAGAAAAAATTGTGAGGTTTATACAAAATGGAGAATCAGTTGTTTTACTTTGTCTTGGTGATACTTCTCTATTTGCTAGTTCTTCAAATATCTTGAGGTTAATAAAAAATAATCATGCTGAAATTATTACCAAAACCATACCTGGTATTTCTTCTGTCTCAGCAGCAGCAGCTTTGAATGATTTTGATTTGGTAAAAAAAGGCGAGACTTTGATTATCAAAGAATGTCCTTCTTCAGAATCTGAATTAACAACCTTAATTAGGGAAAGTAAAGCAAATAAAACAGTATTGGCCATTATGAAAGTTGGCAAAAGATGGAATTTAGTCAGGGAAATTTTAAAAAAAGAGGATATCATCAATACATCATTAATAGCTTTAAGCGTTGGGATGCCTGATCAAATTATTCAATATGCATCACAATATAAAAAGGAATTTATGCATTATTTTTCTTTGATTTTGATAAGATTCAATTAA
- a CDS encoding DUF1823 family protein: MCKKEKLVDNQFTWPICKELLFLVLEDKVSDVFVCELVWERLFYTRETPLDNWVPSALTPNYWSEKFEKAPQIISERSASVHLTRSIPKDYKQGLKNFLSFKGYKISELYPRKTRRATAVNWLIYWAIENDCFSKDNGLIPSPSSPPFNPVKGHFGDPEIK; the protein is encoded by the coding sequence ATGTGTAAAAAAGAAAAATTAGTTGATAATCAATTTACATGGCCAATATGCAAGGAACTATTATTTCTTGTTCTCGAAGATAAGGTTAGTGACGTATTTGTTTGTGAATTAGTTTGGGAAAGACTTTTTTATACTAGAGAAACACCCCTAGATAATTGGGTTCCTAGTGCATTAACTCCTAATTATTGGTCAGAAAAATTTGAAAAAGCTCCTCAGATCATTTCAGAGCGATCAGCCTCAGTACACTTGACTCGATCAATTCCAAAAGACTATAAACAAGGATTGAAAAATTTTCTTAGTTTTAAAGGTTATAAGATTAGTGAACTCTATCCAAGAAAAACTAGAAGAGCGACGGCAGTAAATTGGTTGATTTATTGGGCGATTGAAAATGATTGTTTTTCAAAAGATAATGGATTAATTCCAAGTCCTAGTTCACCACCTTTTAATCCAGTTAAAGGACATTTTGGCGATCCAGAAATCAAATAA